A window of Candidatus Rokuibacteriota bacterium contains these coding sequences:
- a CDS encoding gamma-glutamyl-gamma-aminobutyrate hydrolase family protein, protein MSGIPLIGVSTSITVGKTPERAYVNSTYLHAIQQAGGVPLPLPPQLGSRALEAVARELHGLLLTGGGDVDPALFGEAPHPTLCDVAPARDALETAAVRLALERRLPILAICRGIQILNVALGGTLHQDVGTDPGTELRHSQEAPRDQPSHKVNVAPGSRLAEVLGTAEIEVNSMHHQAVRAPGRGLVAVAWAPDQIIEGVELDDREHFVLAVQWHPEELVSHSAPARRLFSALVDAAR, encoded by the coding sequence GTGAGCGGCATTCCTCTCATCGGCGTCAGTACCTCCATCACGGTGGGCAAGACCCCCGAGCGCGCCTATGTCAACTCGACCTACCTGCACGCCATCCAGCAGGCGGGAGGGGTGCCGCTGCCGCTGCCCCCGCAGCTCGGCTCACGCGCGCTCGAGGCGGTCGCGCGGGAGCTTCACGGCCTCCTGCTCACGGGCGGCGGGGACGTCGATCCCGCCCTGTTCGGCGAGGCGCCGCACCCCACGCTGTGCGACGTGGCGCCGGCGCGGGACGCGCTGGAGACCGCCGCCGTCCGCCTGGCGCTTGAGCGCCGCCTCCCGATCCTCGCCATCTGCCGCGGCATCCAGATCCTGAACGTGGCGCTGGGCGGCACGCTCCATCAGGACGTGGGGACGGATCCGGGCACCGAGCTCCGCCACAGCCAGGAGGCGCCCAGGGATCAGCCCAGCCACAAGGTGAACGTGGCGCCGGGCAGTCGCCTGGCGGAGGTGTTGGGAACGGCCGAGATCGAGGTGAACAGCATGCATCATCAGGCCGTGAGGGCCCCGGGCCGTGGGCTCGTCGCCGTGGCCTGGGCCCCGGATCAGATCATCGAGGGCGTCGAGCTGGACGATCGCGAGCACTTCGTGCTCGCCGTGCAGTGGCACCCGGAGGAGCTGGTCTCCCACTCCGCGCCCGCCCGGCGGCTCTTCTCCGCCCTCGTCGACGCCGCCCGCTAG
- a CDS encoding beta-lactamase-like protein 2, which translates to MSWIDPDFPRTATPSELVGRVLGLNPGMMTGPGTNTYLVGAKHPVLIDTGAGIPGYVTLLQEYLAQRGWDRPERIVLTHRHRDHIGGVGDLRARFPGLPVAKMILKDAGLPEGTRDLRNGVAVAGDGVTLIAIHTPGHASDHLCFYLPEERALFSGDLILAGSTSVIPDDDGDLAHYMASLRRVQDLDVQRIYPAHGPVIEDAQGKIQEYLDHRMMRERQILDALGGGARTIPQMVAIIYADVPRALHPAAAMSVHAHLRKLSKEGRVREERRPDAPSRWTPI; encoded by the coding sequence ATGAGCTGGATCGATCCGGACTTCCCGAGGACCGCAACGCCCAGCGAGCTCGTCGGGCGGGTGCTGGGCCTCAATCCCGGGATGATGACCGGCCCGGGCACCAACACCTACCTCGTGGGCGCGAAGCACCCCGTCCTCATCGACACTGGGGCAGGCATCCCGGGCTACGTGACCCTGCTCCAGGAGTATCTCGCGCAGCGCGGCTGGGACCGCCCCGAGCGGATCGTCCTCACCCACCGCCACCGGGACCACATCGGGGGTGTGGGCGACCTGCGCGCGCGCTTCCCGGGGCTCCCGGTCGCCAAGATGATCCTCAAGGACGCCGGGCTGCCCGAGGGCACCCGGGACCTCCGGAATGGCGTGGCGGTGGCCGGGGATGGCGTGACCCTGATCGCGATCCACACGCCGGGACACGCCTCCGACCACCTGTGCTTCTACCTGCCGGAGGAGCGTGCGCTGTTCAGCGGCGACCTCATCCTGGCGGGTTCCACCAGCGTGATCCCCGACGACGACGGCGATCTGGCCCACTACATGGCCTCGCTCAGGCGGGTGCAGGACCTCGACGTGCAGCGCATCTATCCGGCGCACGGCCCCGTCATCGAGGACGCCCAGGGGAAGATCCAGGAGTACCTGGACCACCGGATGATGCGCGAGCGCCAGATCCTCGACGCCCTGGGTGGGGGCGCCCGCACCATCCCGCAGATGGTCGCGATCATCTACGCCGACGTCCCCCGGGCGCTGCACCCGGCCGCGGCGATGTCGGTCCACGCCCACCTGCGGAAGCTCTCGAAGGAGGGGCGGGTGAGGGAGGAGCGCCGGCCCGACGCGCCGTCCCGCTGGACGCCGATCTAG
- a CDS encoding ABC transporter ATP-binding protein produces MLEVAGVHTYYGESHILHGVSLRVAQGEAVALLGRNGAGKTTLIRSIIGFTPPREGRILFEGAPIHAWPPYRISRRGVGLVPQGRRIFAPLSVRENLLLGARADGWTLERVFGLFPRLRERAEQAGGTLSGGEQQMLAIGRALLTNGRLLLLDEPSEGLAPIIVREIGRVVKGLKGQHLSILLVEQNYHLALQVADRVYVMNRGQIVYEGTPQGLEADEEVKRRYLGVA; encoded by the coding sequence ATGCTCGAGGTCGCCGGCGTACACACGTACTACGGGGAGAGCCACATCCTCCACGGCGTCTCCCTCCGCGTCGCGCAGGGCGAGGCCGTGGCCCTGCTCGGGCGGAACGGGGCGGGGAAGACGACGCTGATCCGCAGCATCATCGGCTTCACGCCGCCACGGGAGGGGCGTATCCTGTTCGAGGGCGCGCCCATCCACGCCTGGCCCCCGTACCGGATCTCGCGCCGGGGCGTCGGGCTGGTGCCGCAGGGGCGGCGCATCTTTGCCCCGCTCTCCGTGCGGGAGAACCTGCTGCTGGGCGCGCGGGCCGACGGCTGGACGCTCGAGCGGGTCTTCGGACTCTTCCCGCGGCTGCGCGAGCGGGCCGAGCAGGCGGGCGGCACGCTTTCCGGCGGGGAGCAACAGATGCTGGCCATCGGACGCGCGCTCCTCACCAACGGGCGCCTGCTCCTGCTCGACGAGCCCTCCGAGGGGTTGGCGCCCATCATCGTGCGCGAGATCGGACGCGTCGTGAAGGGGCTCAAGGGGCAGCACCTCTCCATCCTGCTCGTGGAGCAGAACTACCACCTGGCACTCCAGGTGGCGGATCGGGTGTACGTCATGAACAGGGGGCAGATCGTCTACGAGGGGACGCCGCAGGGCCTCGAGGCCGACGAGGAGGTCAAGCGGCGCTACCTGGGGGTCGCGTGA
- a CDS encoding ABC transporter ATP-binding protein, which produces MAAVAPLLVADRLARHFGALSAVSDVSLEIAPRQRRAIIGPNGAGKTTLFNLITGSLAPSAGRILFEGRPIAGLPPHVVARRGISRSFQRTNLFPRLSVLENLRLAAAAGERGSYNLLGSISRLPGPLLRAREAAEAVGLAERLQEPASRLSYGEQRQLEVGVALATSPKLLLLDEPTAGMSPEETLRMTRMLEGLPREVTLLIIEHDMDVVSSLADRVTVLHYGEVLSEGSFEEVKADPRVYEVYLGSA; this is translated from the coding sequence ATGGCGGCCGTCGCACCGCTGCTCGTCGCCGATCGGCTAGCGCGCCACTTCGGTGCGCTGAGCGCGGTCAGCGACGTGTCCCTCGAGATCGCCCCCCGCCAGCGGCGGGCCATCATCGGCCCCAACGGCGCGGGCAAGACCACGCTGTTCAACCTGATCACGGGCTCGCTGGCTCCCTCGGCGGGGCGCATCCTCTTCGAGGGCCGGCCCATCGCAGGGTTGCCGCCGCACGTGGTGGCCCGCCGCGGGATCTCGCGCTCCTTCCAGCGCACGAACCTCTTCCCCCGGCTGAGCGTGCTCGAGAACCTGCGCCTCGCGGCGGCCGCCGGCGAGCGGGGCAGCTACAATCTCCTGGGCAGCATCTCGCGGTTGCCGGGGCCCCTCCTGCGGGCGCGGGAGGCCGCCGAGGCGGTGGGCCTCGCGGAGCGCCTCCAGGAGCCGGCCTCGCGCCTGTCCTACGGGGAGCAGCGCCAGCTCGAGGTGGGCGTGGCGCTGGCCACCTCGCCGAAGCTCCTCCTCCTGGACGAGCCCACGGCCGGGATGTCGCCCGAAGAGACGCTGCGCATGACCCGCATGCTCGAGGGGCTGCCGCGGGAGGTGACTCTCCTGATCATCGAGCACGATATGGACGTCGTGTCGTCGCTGGCGGACCGCGTGACCGTGCTGCACTACGGCGAGGTGCTGAGCGAGGGGTCGTTCGAGGAAGTGAAGGCCGACCCGCGAGTGTACGAGGTCTATCTCGGGAGCGCGTGA